The Rhodospirillales bacterium genome includes a window with the following:
- a CDS encoding type II toxin-antitoxin system VapB family antitoxin: MALNIRNRATEELAATLARLTGETKTQAVTRALQDRLERIRRRRVGRSLAAELDEIALHCASLPVLDDRTATDILGYDDRGLPD, from the coding sequence GTGGCATTGAACATTCGGAATCGAGCGACCGAGGAGCTCGCCGCGACCCTGGCCAGGTTGACGGGAGAAACCAAGACACAGGCAGTTACTCGAGCGTTGCAGGATCGCTTGGAACGAATTCGGCGGCGCCGCGTAGGTCGGAGTCTCGCAGCGGAACTCGACGAGATCGCCCTGCACTGCGCATCCTTGCCGGTGCTCGACGACCGGACGGCAACGGACATCCTGGGCTACGATGACCGCGGCTTGCCGGACTGA
- a CDS encoding type II toxin-antitoxin system VapC family toxin, whose translation MVIDTSALVAILQDEPERGAFNEAIEAADRRSMSVVSFVEASMILETRFGPDGVRALDLVIAKAGIELVPVDAEQAHAARIAFRAYGKRRHPAGLNFGDCFAYALARTLGEPLLFKGSDFSLTDVDVS comes from the coding sequence ATGGTCATCGATACCTCGGCCTTGGTCGCGATTCTTCAGGATGAGCCTGAGCGCGGAGCGTTCAACGAAGCCATCGAGGCAGCCGACCGGCGGTCCATGTCAGTCGTTTCGTTCGTCGAGGCATCGATGATCCTTGAGACACGATTTGGACCGGATGGCGTGCGAGCGCTCGATCTGGTCATCGCGAAAGCCGGCATCGAGCTTGTCCCAGTCGACGCCGAGCAAGCTCATGCTGCCCGAATTGCGTTCCGCGCCTACGGCAAACGGCGTCATCCCGCTGGCCTCAACTTCGGAGATTGCTTTGCGTACGCCTTGGCAAGAACGCTCGGAGAGCCGCTGCTGTTCAAGGGATCGGACTTTTCGTTGACCGACGTCGACGTGTCGTAG